From Anaerotignum faecicola:
GGGTTGTGAGTTATAATGCCAATAGAGAACTTAAGGATTATGTTCCGAAAAGGGAGGTCTATATGGCAGAGGCCAGAAGAAAAACAACCGTTGCTGAACGCAAAGAAATCGTTGAGTATTGTATTAAACATAACCATGATTATAAAGGGACTGCAGGCATTTATAACGTTTCATACAGCCAGGTTTATTCCTGGGTAAAAAAGTATGATGTGAATGGAGAAGACGGTTTAACAGATAAACGCGGCCATCACAGAGCAGATGATGAAGTGGATGAACTGGAGCGTTTACGGCGGGAAAATCTCAGGTTGAAACGCCAGCTGGAAGAAAAGGATAAGGCT
This genomic window contains:
- a CDS encoding transposase, with the translated sequence MSKSPHTSEFRAKVSQEYLDGLGSYNYLATKYNIGCKTLKEWVAKYRIHGIGAFIRKTGNASYSSDFKTMCVEAVLSGDGSVDDIAAKYNISSRRVLSQWVVSYNANRELKDYVPKREVYMAEARRKTTVAERKEIVEYCIKHNHDYKGTAGIYNVSYSQVYSWVKKYDVNGEDGLTDKRGHHRADDEVDELERLRRENLRLKRQLEEKDKAVELLKKVKEFERM